GGCTCCTTCTGACCACAGTTCTCAATTCTGATCAGGActgagagacagcaggatggcacCCCAGTGTCTGAAGGTGTTTGCCGCTCTCCTGACTTCTCCCTTGATCCTGCACCAGCACAACCCCTGGGCTGCTTGTGCAGAAGTAGCTGCCGTGCACTTACCCTTGGCCAATCTGCTCCACTTCCAGGTATTTCTCGGCAGGCTCCTCCATGCTCACGATgttccctgaaagaaaccacGTGGAAGAGGCTCCCTCCCAGAGCGAGACTCCGCCAGAGCAGATCCAGaatgcagccccactccctggGGCCGTGAGCCCCTTGGtctcagctggggaaggacaatAAATGCCCCTGTGacattcagctgcagagcaacgctggctgcagctgatgccgagacacacacacagccccctgctctgaacacaggaacagagcagacgtactcagctgcaccaggcaccactcccctctcccctctggctgcagggctgtgctgctgtcagaaccTTCAGCCCAGGATCCCACAGTGGAGGGAGGTTCAGCgtcctcttcccaagcacagggaggttctccatcctcttcccaagcacagggagattCTCCATCCTCTTCCCAAAACGCTGCAGGTTCTCCATCATCTTTCCAAGCCACGGGACATTCACTGTCCTCTTCCCATGCTGGGAGATGTTCAGCCTCCTCTTCCCAAGGCACAGGatgtcctctgtcctcatcccacaCCATGGGGGCTTGGCCATCCTTGTCCCGCACCAGGGGACATCCACCGCCCTCGTCCCACGCCGAGAGATGTCCACTGTCCTTGTCCCACGCCGCGGGAGCCTCGCCGCTGTATTCCCACAGCGCGGGATGTTCGCCCTCGTCTCCCAGAGCAGCGGGAAGTTCACTGTCATCTCCCGGCACCGAGGGAAGTTCACCAGCGTCCCCCAGAACAGCGGGGAGCTCACTgctgtcttcctcctctttggccTCCTCTTGGGAAGcagagggagccagaggaggggctggtgctgcttttgtgcCCTGTGGACAGACGGCAGCATGAGGGACGGGAAGTTCTATCTCAGTGATCACCTTATTTATCCTCAGCTGCACATCCAGCTGCACGAAGCAGAAATTGGGTTTGGAGTTCTTCAAACTAACAATGGGCTAAAGTCGACATTGCTAATTATTGTTGGGAATTCCATATTCCACCGTGGCTAAAGCCAGCAAGCAATCCTCTGCCTGCAAAACCAGACCTGCAGCTCTTcaaaagctctgcagcagaaaaggagaaatctgctgggatcccgctgctgctgctgctgctgctgcaaagactCTGACAGGAactttccttcagcctcccaggctggcactcGGCTGCCACACGCCGagctcacagcttgctgcacaattccaaacaccaaaggttcctttcccactcaccggaggaggagctgctcggAATCCACACATGAGGTGCCCTGCAACGGGAGAGGGAACATGCAGCagatgctgtcaggaaaaaactGTCTGTGGTGGGAAATGCCACAGAGCAAGGCAACCCCGAGAgagcattttgctttcccagcgtccctccaggagccacagtcccttcccacagcaagaGAACAGCACAAAATGCTGGGTTGGGTCAGTtcttggctgggcagggagttcccggctctgctgccacagactcCCCGCTGGAGGGAACAGAACCCCCCAGGGCTCATTGCAAATGCTGTGCACGCCCCGCTGGCTGCAGACACCccctttttcagctgcagctgctggcaggagctctccCAAAGCAATGGTGCCTTCATGGCCATTTGGGTACAAAGTCAGCTCGGGtccagaggaagaacagaaagcacACAGCAAGCCCAAAGCCACAGCACCGAGGGAAAACCTCGACTTACGTGCCAAGTGGGTTAAAAAATACCCCGAATAAGCCACAGAGTACAGcgtgcaaactgcagcagccacgTGCTGGATCATTTTGGCTGCGCTGCACACGTCTGTAGACTGCAGCCCTGCAAGCACACAAGGACACccgtcagggctgggctggtgctgagaATGCCTCGGGCAGGAGGATCCTCCGGCAaggagcagtgcccagagccactCGGGACACTGAGGCCTCCGTGTCCCACAGCCACGGGAGCACCTCGGTGACGTGGCAGTGctcctgtgacatcacagcagcagctcacgcAGAAACTGCCCGGAAGGTTCTCCTGGGTCACAAAGGAGCACAAAGAACCCTCCCAGGACACAGCCTATtgcccaaaggctccaggaggagctctgaaaatgcagcaaacaggGACACCCCATAGCCCAGCCTGAACACTGAGGAGGAACAAGGacgggagcacagcagaggaaacaggacCTTTAGTCACTGCTACTTCTGACTAAAGCCAGCAAGCCGTGTTCCCGCTGGGATCTTTGTTCTCGCTCTAAAAACAAGCAAGGTGCTCCACTCTAAATATACAGAAGGCAGGAactgggcaggaggtgggattaggaaggaggaggaggagggagagaggaaaaggagtaGGAAGAGGAGGatcaggagcaggaaaaggaggagaaacaggaggtTCCAGTGCCCCCTGAGGCCGCAGCACCCTTGGCCCCAGGACCATCGCCCCCAGCTCATCCTGCAGgtgagaggggagggggagctcGCCCCAAATCTATCGGGGGGTCCCTAAGAGGGTTTTTTATTGGGGTGTGTTGGGAATGTGCAGATTGTGGAATTGAGCCCCAGATGTCGTCTGGGAGGCCCAAATAAACCCTGGGaggttttttcctctgtatGTGTGTAGGTTTGGATCTTGCAGGACCCCAAAGCTGAGCCCCCTGGGGGATCTTTGGGAGTCCACGTGGCCAttgcccagtgtcaccagggggAGGACATTGCtcctggggacccccgggggagCAGATGAGGggaacccctgggacccccggagtggggagagcagagaggggcgatcctggagctgggggacccccggctggctggaaaggggggagcctggagaggagggaCCTCTGGGACCTCTGGGATCTCAGAGTAGAGCATCAGGGGAGAAGGGACCCCATGGAGCCCCAACAGCCCCTGGATCATCCCTAAGCAGGACACCTGAGAAGGGGGAACCCCTGGAACCATTGGACCCCCATCAtcccaaggaaaggaaacctCTGGAACCCCAAAAGTGGAGAGATCAGAGATAGGGAACTGCTGGGAGAGTTGTTTTGGGCTGAACCTTGATACTGTGGAGATTTTCATGGACACAAGAGTCCTGCTGAATTCTAGGGATGGACTTGGGCAGGAAGAACTtccagtccaaggtgctctcctcttgttttttccccaaaccaggatttgtcattccCAGGGcttggctggatggaggaggaggaaaagccccggagatgctgcaggaggaggagctgcaaacccagcccagggagctgcagggaggaaagagcccccctgagccaggaaggcgggcggagatccaggtGGAGcttggagctggtggagaagcctcatggcagggagaagccccacaagtgcttggaatgtgggaagggtttcagctggagctccagcctcatccggcaccagaggatccaaacaggggaacggccctatgagtgcttggaatgtcaGAAGAACTTCAGGTGGAATTCAGAGATCGTCACTCACCAGCACTTCCACACCAGGGAGGCCCTGCGGGTGTCTGGAGTGGGGGAAGAGCTtcgtgcgctgctccagctccatcccccatgggaggatccgggctggatgatccccagttgttgcagcctgagctgctaCAAGGAGAGTCCagggtaaagaagcagaaaaggcctttgcaTGGTATCCATGGATGTTTGATTCAGCCATGCCGTGAGATGTTCAGGGTTTTCCCCAGCACACTCATCCCCCTGCTCCaactctcagctctccctgtcctgaggagtcggggtgggGGTGACCCTGGTCCCTGGGCACTACAAAGATGAGGCCCAGTCAGGGAACAGGGAGGGAGTGGCCCAGGGACATAGGAACAGACACAGGAACAGGGAAAGGAGCAAACAGAGTCCAACAGCCCCTTGAGGGAAGCCTCCTGTGTCTCCCCAAACCAGGGAAATGCCCCCCAGGGTCCCCACAATTCCcctttttatattattaagAAAGCTTCTCTGGAGGAACAACTGAATCAGcacaaaatgacaaaaacaaTCAAAAGCGCTCACACGacaattttcaaaatgcaaacaattCTGAGTCTCTAATGTCCAAATAGATTTTCTTagagctggcaggagggatGTGGGGTTTTCTTAGTCCAGTTTATCAGGAGAGGGAGTCAGGAGCCTTCAGTAGGGACTGGTTCTCTGGCCCCTGTGGCAGTGCTTCTGGCTGTGACAGACTCTGTACGAGGTAATGTAGGTGGTGGTGTGCCTGTTGGAAACTCCAAATAGAAATCATTACCTTTTAAGAAAAAGATGGTTACTTTAGGaaaatcttcctttctttccccccAATTACAATCCCTCGGGTATTATGAAGGAACTCTGGGGAAAGGGACTAGTGTAGGGAGGccatggaaagggggaaaaggaggtaGGAATTTGTGGGAACATAAAAAAGGGGTAATAGGACTACGGAAAGGAAAAGGTGAAAGTGGGAGGGGGGCAGGGAGGCCACAGGAATTGGGGAAGGGTATTAGAAGAAGTGGGATTTATCAGACTGGAAAGTTGTTTTGATATGGAGGTGGCATCTTGGATGGAGGGCGGCTTATCGGTGTTCTGTGCTCTTTCAGCTTTTGGGCTGTTGCTGGGATTTGGTTCttagttttgggttttatttcccCAGTAGGAGTGTGGAGGACTTCCATGACATGGGTAATATTTTGCAGGTTTGCAGTTTGGTGCATGTTTGCTACCTTGCACTGGAACTCCACCAGGTCCTGTCACATCGGCTGCTTGGGGgccttttcttccttgtattATATTAAATTCCACAATTTCTCCATCTCCTAGAAAGTGGAGTTATTTCCTGGGGTTATTCTTTTTTATAGCAGTCTGATGAACAAGCACATCTTGTTTGTTATCATTCTGGGTTATGAAACCGTATCTGTTTTTGACATTGAACCATTTCCTGTCCCCAGAGCGTTCAAGGCAAGGACTTTTTTACCTTGGCCAGCGGGTTTGCGTGTGTGTTGGTGATGCTGGACGTGGCGCCGGTGCTGGGGCGCTGCCGTGCGGGGCTCGTCCCGCTCCCGGAGCTGGCGGCCGCGCCGAGGCTCGGCCCCTTCTCCTTCCCGGGCTCTGTCCCGGCCGGTGCCCGCGGACGCTGCGGGCGCAGGAGCTccggagcagcagcggggcgggggcggcagtTTCGCCCCAGGACTGCGGTTCTGAGCCGCCCCCGGCGGGgctgcccgcccgccggccTCGCCCGCCCGCCttcggccccggggccgcggctgccgctCGTTGTCTCCGTGCGGGAccgcgccgcgctccccgcccgtTTCCCGGACGCTGCGAGGGCTGATCATTTCTAGGTGTTCTGGAGAGGGCAGCGAGGTGAGTTAAAGTGCACAGGAGGCCAGTGAGGGCAGTTTGCTTGGAAATGGCCGAACTGGCCACAGTTCAAGCACCTCTCGTTGTTAATGGGCACCACtgcctcccccacccctttGCTCACGGCCAGGGCTAAAGCAGTTTCTGAAGAAGAGGCCTTAGTGCAAGTCTGTGGGATGGTTGGCTCTGGATCTTGGGGAAGAGCTCCGAGAAGCTTTTTGGTTTCTGGGTTGGCGTTAGACATTGCCATTTTTCCCAGGAGTTCGTCCCTGGCCTCTACATTATCAATTTGGCGATTGATGGCCTCTGGGAGGTGGTCAACAAACTTAACAAATGTCTCTTCAACCCCTGATGGATTGAAGAAAAGTTTTGGACAAGGGTGGTTCCAtcagggatttttaaaagagcagTCTTTGCAGCAGATTTGATGTTATCTAAGACATTGTTGGGCAGCATGACCTGATCCTCTGGTCTGCTAAATTCCCGCTCTCCTGCCAAAGCCTCAATGCCTTCCTGGCCTTCGCCTAAAACTTCACTCAAGTCATACTTGGATAGGATTggctttaaaagttttttccaCTGCAATAGTGCAGTGGTAATGTAATGGAAGGCGTGGGGAATTAAGATATGTCCTGTGAAAGTTTAGtccaatacatttttaaaatatggagaaTTGCGGCCGTAGTCTCTGGGGAATCTGCTCCCATCGCGGCTCCTTTCCCCGTTTAATGATGACAGGCGCCGCAAGGCAATCGAGATCTCTCACCAAGTCCAGGTCCCCATCCCGCAGGGCTCCTCCCTGATCCGTGTCCAGCCTCCTCCCGGCCTGTTGTTATTGCCGGGGTGCCGCCGTCCTCATCCTCTTCGGAAGGTGGGTCGGGGCGGGCTGGAGCGCGCAGCCTCCGGCTGAGCGG
The sequence above is drawn from the Lonchura striata isolate bLonStr1 chromosome 31, bLonStr1.mat, whole genome shotgun sequence genome and encodes:
- the LOC144247681 gene encoding uncharacterized protein LOC144247681, yielding MELEQRTKLFPHSRHPQGLPGVEVLLLLLQHLRGFSSSSIQPSPGNDKSWFGETQGTKAAPAPPLAPSASQEEAKEEEDSSELPAVLGDAGELPSVPGDDSELPAALGDEGEHPALWEYSGEAPAAWDKDSGHLSAWDEGGGCPLVRDKDGQAPMVWDEDRGHPVPWEEEAEHLPAWEEDSECPVAWKDDGEPAAFWEEDGESPCAWEEDGEPPCAWEEDAEPPSTVGSWAEGSDSSTALQPEGRGEWCLVQLSTSALFLSSSTWFLSGNIVSMEEPAEKYLEVEQIGQGAFGTVFKGLDRATGGEVAIKKMSLRGQNRERAVNELLLLKDKKNPNIVNSLDSFLVGGDLWLVMEYMDGGTLQDVVRQTRMAEGEMAAVSRECLQGLDFLHANRVIHRDLKSSNILLGMAGSVKLADFGLCAQLSSEQDRRSSMVGTAHWMAPEVVTSSPYGPKVDIWSFGIVTIEMVEGEPPYFKETRAMARALIRHNGTPQLQEPRRLSALLRDFLECSLEPDEEQRWSAQELLQVNAERLRGSSSAREGFPAGAPPIVSSLAAFHMQSKQNLLAGFGLAGSF